The Maridesulfovibrio ferrireducens DNA segment CCGCAATTACGGCATTCTTCGTAACGGCAGTCTCCGGTGACTTTTCCTTTAAAACCGCGATCTCTTTCAGTCAGTAAAAACTTTTTGCTGACACCGCATGAAAGGTGATCCCATGGGAGTCTGTTTTCAACCGGACGTTCTGCAAGGAATTCTTCGGAGGTGAGACCTTCTTCTTCCATTGCTTCAAGGTATGGAGCTAAATCCAGGTGATCTTTCCAGCTTGAAAAAAGAGCACCGCGTTCGTATGCTTTTTGAATAACCGGGCCTAGGCGACGATCTCCGCGTGAGAAAATTCCTTCAAGGAAACTCATGCGGGGAATGTGAAATTTCAGTTTGATGCGTTTATATTTACTGAAGTTTGCGCGCAAGTAATCAAGTCTTTCATTAATTTCCTCTAGTGATATTTGACGTTCCCACTGAAAAGGAGTTTGCGGTTTGGGCACAAACGGTGAAATAGCTGCTGAGATTTGCATGAGTTTAACATGCGGCCCGGCAATGTCGCGGACTTTGAGGCAGAGGTCGAGGATTGCGTCAAGGTCTTCGAATGTTTCGGTGGGCAGGCCGATCATGAAATAAAGTTTGATGCTCTGCCATCCGTTTTCGAAGAGCATTCGCGAATGATCCAACAGTCCCTGTTCGGTAATGCCTTTGTTGATGACATCTCGTAAACGTTGGCTTCCGGCTTCCGGTGCGAGAGTCGCTCCAGTCCGTCTGATGGTTGCAATCCGTTCCATGATAGGCTCGGAAAGCGAGCCGACACGCAGAGAGGGGAGTGAAATGGAAATTTGTTCAGCAGCGCAGTGGTCGAAACTTTTTGCAAAAAAAGCATCAAGTGCGGAGTAGTCACCAGTGCTTAGCGATAGTAACGAAGTTTCTTCGTAACCGGTTTCCTCAAGCCCCTGCATCAATGTCTTGTTCAGAATTTCCGGTGTGCGTTCTCTTACCGGACGGTAAATAATACCCGCCTGACAGAATCGACAACCTCTTGTGCAACCTCTGGCAATTTCAAGAGTCAGCCTGTCGTGTATGACGTTACCATAGGGAAGGACCTGATCTTTGGGGAAATCAATAGGGTTAAGGTCGTCGACAATAGCTTTTTCTACACAAAAATCACCGGGATTTTCAGGATCAAAAAAGGATGGGATATAAATACCCGGAAGTTTTGACAATGCGGTCAGTTTGTCAGCCCGGCAAAGATTTTTTTCTTTACAATCGGCAATGGTTTCAAGGACTCGTATGATTGATTCTTCGCCATCGCCGAGCATCATTATGTCGAAAAAATCAGCCATAGGTTCGGCGTTGAAACAGGCTCCTCCACCGGCAATAATAAGCGGACAGTCTTCACCCCGATCCGCAGTTTTAAGCGGAATTCCGGCAAGGTCGAGCATATAAAGTACATTTGTATAGCATAGCTCATGTGTAAGGCTTACCCCGACCGCGTCAATGTCTTTGAGCGGAGTGTCGCTTTCCATGGTACACAGCAATTCGCCGTGTTCACGCATTATTCCGGCGGTTTCTTCACATGGCACGTAAGCTCGTTCAGCGTAGAAATCGGGATTTTTGTTCACAATTTCATAAAGAATTTTCTGTCCGAGATATGACATCCCTATTTCATATAGATCTGGAAATCCGAGAGCTATATGAGCTTTAACAGACGCAGGGTCTTTATGAACGGTGCCCCATTCAGAGCCGAGGTAACGTGTGGGCCGTGTCAGGAGGGGGAGTAGCTTTTTCAAATGTATTGCCTGTAAAAAAAAGATTTATACGCGACATTGCGTGAAAGACTGAGCCGGAAATATACCACAGGAGAGATGTCGCGGGAAGTTTAAAGCGGGGAGCTTAACAAAAAGCTCCCCGTCTGAATTATTTCTTGAGAAGTTCAGAAATGTTAGAAACGTTTCCGCCTCTCATACCACCACCTAAATTGCCACCAAGGCCGCCTGAAGAAAGAGTCAGTTTGCTGACAGCTTCAAGGTATTTAGTGGATACATCTTCAGGGCAGTTTTTGTATTCATACATAATGTGCTTGCCGTCGATTTCGCCTTCAATTTCATTATCAAAAGGATATCCGAAAGGCAGAATCATCATTTGCACACCCTGTTCGGCAGGAACAGTCTGAAGAACTGCAGGGTCAGTAATAAGATTTTTTTCAGCATCCCATTTTCCGATAACCATATCGCCATTAACCATTTTAAAAAGCTTTACATTATAAGCCACAAAAACTCTCCTTAGAATTAATTATCATTATAAAAAAGACCGGAAAAAAAGAGTTGTTCCGGTTTCTAATGTTGCGCATTGCTGTAACATGAAAGAATTAGTGACTGAGCAGAGACCTGTCAAGCTAAGGCTTGAGTCCTATTTATAAATATAATTGTCGGCTTTTAAACGAATAAATCCTCCAGTTGCCTATATTAACTGGAGGATTTATTTATTTTTTAAGCTGAAAGGTTCTCGGGAAATGTGAGACTATTCTTTTTAGTTTTTAATCAGCGAATTCCGGTTCAGCCATTTCACAGTTTTTTTGTGGCTGTTTTACCAGTGAGATTGCAACTGCGCCGATGATACAGCAAACTCCGCAGATTGTGAAAGCCATCGGGAAGTTTCCGAGATCTCCCAATTTTCCGCCGAGCATCGGTCCGAACATCCCTCCGACTCCGTAGGCGAGGAAAATGTAAGGATAATTCTGACCTACGTTCTTGGTTCCGAAAGTGTCAGCTGTCATAGTCGGGAACAAGGCAAAGTTTCCGCCGAAGTTAAATCCGATGATGGTCGCGCCGAGATAGAGCAGGTATTCGTGTCCGGCCATATTGGTGAAGGCTAACAGAGTCAGTCCCTGAATCGCGGTCATCAAAAGTATGGACATTTTACGCCCGAGTTTATCGCTTGCAGTTCCCCATGCAATTCTTCCGAGCCCATTGGAAAGGCTGAAGAAAACTGCCATTGCTGTTCCTGCGATAGCACTTGATTCAGCGGCAGAAAGACCCTGTGCCTGAAGAGCTTCCATGGGATAAAGTTTCATCAGCCCGATGGACATGAGTCCTGCTGCCGCACTGAAGGTAAAGGTTATGAAAATGAGTAAAAATTGAGGAGTTTTAAGCATTTCGGAGAATGAGAAATTTTCTTCTTTTTTAGCGGCACTGCCGGAAGAAGTCGCTTCGGGATTATATCCTTCAGGGAGCCAGCCTTCAGGGGGGAAAACCATCCACGTTCCACCGAGTGCTATCATTGCAAAAAAGATTAATCCGTAGATAGAAAAGGTTGTGGAAAGTCCGAAGTCGGCAATAAGGCTTCCCCATGCTCCGGCAAGTTTTACCCATGCCATTGCGCCGAATCCGAAACCTGCAACAGCAAGCCCTGTGATGAACCCTTTTTTATCAGGAAACCAGCGCATGCCTACTGCGATAGGAACAACATAGCCAAGTCCTATTCCTGCTCCGCCGATAATTCCGATAAAGAGACAGAGAGCTGTGAAGTTAGTTCCGCCGAAAAATCCTGCAAGGGCGTAACCTGCTCCGAGTACAAGCCCGCTGAGCATCGCAAGTTTTTTGGGACCCCATACGGCAAGTTTTTTACCGGCCCAGACCATTGAAAGGGCAAAGGTTACAAGGCCGATTGAAAAAACAATCTGAGTTTGAATTTTTGTCCAACCTGCCGCAACAAGTGATGGCGTGAATACCGACCACGCGTAGATTGCTCCGAGAGCAAGCTGGATAAGAATTGCTCCCAGAACTGGAAACCATCGGTTCAATGTTTTTTGTTTGCCCATTTTCTTTTGCCCCCGGTGTTGGAATTTTCGGAAGATACTTTGGTCAGTATCTTGTTCCTGATTCAAATTTCCTGTTGTCGTCGAACCCTTTTCTGTCTGTGTGCACTCACTTTCTGCGGTGAGTGTCTTTCTATTTATGGATTAAAGCACAGATAAAACACCTATGCATCCCATTTTCGGTGAACGGCGGAAAGTTTCGGGAAACGGCAGGGGATTGATCCCGCATACCTTCCATCGTGATATTAAAACCGTTGGCAGGAGCATAAATTGTTATTTAAGGATCATTTCTTCATAAGATTGTCGCCATGCTTTGGGGTGAACTTTTACTCCGGGTTTTAAATAGCCGACTGCAATGAGCATAGGAATCCAGTAATTGTCAGGTATATTGAATTCTTTTTTCACTCCGTCATGATCGAAGCCATCCATAGGATGGGTCTCAAGTCCTTGCTCCGTGGCTGAATACATAAGCGACATTGCGAATAATCCTG contains these protein-coding regions:
- a CDS encoding TIGR03960 family B12-binding radical SAM protein — its product is MKKLLPLLTRPTRYLGSEWGTVHKDPASVKAHIALGFPDLYEIGMSYLGQKILYEIVNKNPDFYAERAYVPCEETAGIMREHGELLCTMESDTPLKDIDAVGVSLTHELCYTNVLYMLDLAGIPLKTADRGEDCPLIIAGGGACFNAEPMADFFDIMMLGDGEESIIRVLETIADCKEKNLCRADKLTALSKLPGIYIPSFFDPENPGDFCVEKAIVDDLNPIDFPKDQVLPYGNVIHDRLTLEIARGCTRGCRFCQAGIIYRPVRERTPEILNKTLMQGLEETGYEETSLLSLSTGDYSALDAFFAKSFDHCAAEQISISLPSLRVGSLSEPIMERIATIRRTGATLAPEAGSQRLRDVINKGITEQGLLDHSRMLFENGWQSIKLYFMIGLPTETFEDLDAILDLCLKVRDIAGPHVKLMQISAAISPFVPKPQTPFQWERQISLEEINERLDYLRANFSKYKRIKLKFHIPRMSFLEGIFSRGDRRLGPVIQKAYERGALFSSWKDHLDLAPYLEAMEEEGLTSEEFLAERPVENRLPWDHLSCGVSKKFLLTERDRGFKGKVTGDCRYEECRNCGVCEFDGRKSLLKVQAAEKDIRPKMVFTQRDQANKDVQPFVQKEKPNMGLKGSHFRIWYTKTGTTAYLSQLDLQPVFERAIRRAKLPLTFSQGFHPMPRISFGRALPVAVESQAEWMNVMFRTELTDEEVVEKLNKQMPIGIVMIKADKLSLAHKQSQPQIEDFLLSFNGDNEETAQRVAKWREFMESEEYIISHKSKKGFKEKNARPCLSSYEELGNNKIKMTFNWTDLYISPTKIIAAVCPGTTLLDYSLIKTDQRFE
- a CDS encoding OFA family MFS transporter yields the protein MGKQKTLNRWFPVLGAILIQLALGAIYAWSVFTPSLVAAGWTKIQTQIVFSIGLVTFALSMVWAGKKLAVWGPKKLAMLSGLVLGAGYALAGFFGGTNFTALCLFIGIIGGAGIGLGYVVPIAVGMRWFPDKKGFITGLAVAGFGFGAMAWVKLAGAWGSLIADFGLSTTFSIYGLIFFAMIALGGTWMVFPPEGWLPEGYNPEATSSGSAAKKEENFSFSEMLKTPQFLLIFITFTFSAAAGLMSIGLMKLYPMEALQAQGLSAAESSAIAGTAMAVFFSLSNGLGRIAWGTASDKLGRKMSILLMTAIQGLTLLAFTNMAGHEYLLYLGATIIGFNFGGNFALFPTMTADTFGTKNVGQNYPYIFLAYGVGGMFGPMLGGKLGDLGNFPMAFTICGVCCIIGAVAISLVKQPQKNCEMAEPEFAD